A region of Amyelois transitella isolate CPQ chromosome 19, ilAmyTran1.1, whole genome shotgun sequence DNA encodes the following proteins:
- the LOC106139734 gene encoding protein yellow-like produces MWKFLLTVCLLWSITMVSGLIPPRFAWKTLDFAWESPEKREEAISSGSYIPENNMPTGIARWKDKLFITIPRWKKGVPSSLNYLHINGPQNQTLNPYPNWDEGFVKDDACCLGTNSTVVSTFRVHVDEKDRLWVVDNGVADMSGDVKQIAEPAIVVFDLKTDALINRYPLAPEVLSESSVLTSIVVDIVPAGKPEKGKEKAEDETYAYIPDMGSNAIIVFRQSTGETWRVENHYFHFDPHAGAYKVGGVDFYWRDGVSALALLPAKKDGQRELLLYPTSSTRQFRMSTKLLRDKNSTKEQLFNAVEVIGDRGANTQSTACDYDPVNEVLFYTQLSKNGLACWNVNKPFDAANTPLLVSDCQMLEFPNDVKVDREGNIWILSDRQSRFLYESMDFQQVNFRILSAPTATMVQGTACERKTGLIGKMKRRKTK; encoded by the exons atgTGGAAATTTCTGCTTACTGTTTGCTTGCTGTGGTCCATCACCATGGTCTCTGGTCTGATCCCACCCAGATTTGCGTGGAAGACCTTGGACTTCGCGTGGGAAAGCCCCGAAAAGCGAGAGGAGGCCATATCTTCAGGGTCTTATATACCAGAAAATAACATGCCTACAGGTATAGCGAGGTGGAAGGATAAACTGTTTATCACCATTCCTAGGTGGAAAAAAG GAGTGCCTTCTTCCCTCAACTACCTTCACATAAATGGCCCCCAAAACCAGACTCTGAACCCTTACCCCAACTGGGATGAGGGCTTCGTCAAAGACGACGCCTGCTGCCTCGGCACCAATAGCACTGTGGTTTCCACATTCAGGGTCCATGTGGACGAGAAAGACAGGCTGTGGGTCGTGGATAATGGCGTGGCTGATATGTCTG GCGACGTGAAGCAAATAGCGGAGCCGGCTATAGTCGTGTTTGACTTGAAGACTGACGCCCTGATCAACCGCTACCCCCTGGCTCCAGAAGTTCTCAGCGAGTCTTCTGTTCTGACCAGCATC GTGGTAGATATAGTACCAGCGGGCAAACCCGAAAAAGGCAAGGAAAAGGCTGAAGATGAGACCTATGCGTACATTCCCGATATGGGCTCCAACGCCATCATAGTCTTCCGTCAGAGTACTGGCGAGACTTGGCGCGTGGAGAACCATTACTTTCACTTCGACCCCCACGCTGGGGCGTATAAAGTGGGGGGCGTGGACTTCTATTGGCGCGATGGAGTGTCGGCTTTAGCGCTGTTGCCGGCTAAAAAAGATGG CCAACGAGAGTTGCTCCTGTACCCGACTTCAAGCACCAGACAGTTCAGGATGTCCACAAAACTGTTGAGGGACAAGAATAGTACCAAGGAACAATTGTTCAATGCTGTTGAG GTAATCGGCGACCGAGGAGCCAACACGCAGTCCACGGCCTGCGACTACGATCCCGTGAACGAAGTGTTGTTCTACACGCAGCTGAGCAAGAACGGCCTCGCTTGTTGGAACGTAAACAAGCCATTCGACGCCGCCAACACACCGCTTCTTGTTAGCGACTGCCAGATGCTGGAGTTCCCTAATGATGTTAAG gtCGACCGAGAAGGCAATATTTGGATACTCAGTGACCGCCAATCTCGGTTCCTGTACGAATCTATGGACTTCCAGCAAGTAAACTTTCGTATCCTGTCCGCTCCCACCGCGACCATGGTTCAGGGCACGGCTTGCGAGAGGAAAACCGGTCTCATTGGCAAAATGAAAAGGAGGAAAACGAAATAG